A genome region from Micromonospora inyonensis includes the following:
- a CDS encoding YceD family protein: protein MPKHSPSHLDPRSPLVLDTRELPRRPGALRTVKRVAPAPADLGVELISVPEGADLDLDLRLESVSEGVLVSGTVSGPVRGECGRCLREINTSVAVTIQELYAYENSTTDATTEEDEVGRMQGDLIDLEPALRDAVVLTLPTNPRCREDCPGLCPECGVHGDELPADHSHQQVDPRWAGLSQLTRKEE, encoded by the coding sequence ATGCCCAAGCACTCGCCATCGCACCTCGACCCCAGGTCGCCGCTGGTCCTCGACACGAGGGAGCTACCGCGCCGGCCTGGCGCTCTGCGTACGGTCAAGCGGGTGGCCCCGGCACCGGCGGACCTCGGCGTGGAGTTGATCAGCGTGCCGGAGGGCGCGGACCTCGACCTCGACCTGAGGTTGGAGTCGGTGTCCGAGGGCGTGCTCGTCTCGGGGACCGTCTCCGGTCCCGTGCGGGGTGAGTGCGGCCGGTGCCTCCGGGAGATCAACACCTCCGTGGCCGTGACGATCCAGGAGCTGTACGCGTACGAGAACAGCACCACGGACGCCACGACCGAGGAGGACGAGGTGGGCCGGATGCAGGGCGATCTGATCGACCTGGAGCCGGCACTGCGGGACGCGGTGGTGCTCACGCTGCCGACCAACCCGCGCTGCCGGGAGGACTGCCCAGGACTGTGCCCCGAGTGCGGGGTGCACGGGGACGAGCTGCCGGCCGACCACAGTCACCAGCAGGTCGACCCGCGTTGGGCGGGCCTGTCGCAACTGACCCGTAAAGAGGAGT
- the coaD gene encoding pantetheine-phosphate adenylyltransferase, with the protein MRRAVCPGSFDPVTNGHLDIIGRASRLFDEVIVGVLINQSKSGLFTIDERLAMLREVTASYDNVRVESFQGLLVDFCREQQASVLVKGLRAVSDFDYELQMAQMNIGLAGVETLFMPTNPLYSFLSSSLVKDVAKWGGDVSPHVPDLVREQLRARLTVQRRG; encoded by the coding sequence ATGAGACGTGCGGTCTGTCCCGGCTCGTTCGACCCGGTCACCAACGGACACCTCGACATCATCGGTCGGGCCAGCCGGCTGTTCGACGAGGTGATCGTCGGCGTGCTGATCAACCAGTCCAAGAGCGGCCTGTTCACCATCGACGAGCGGCTCGCCATGCTCCGCGAGGTGACCGCCTCCTACGACAACGTCCGGGTCGAGTCCTTCCAGGGCCTGCTGGTCGACTTCTGCCGGGAGCAGCAGGCGAGCGTCCTGGTCAAGGGGCTTCGAGCGGTCAGCGACTTCGACTACGAACTCCAGATGGCCCAGATGAACATCGGCCTGGCCGGGGTGGAGACGCTCTTCATGCCGACCAACCCGCTCTACTCGTTCCTCTCCTCCAGCCTGGTGAAGGACGTCGCCAAGTGGGGCGGCGACGTGTCGCCGCACGTGCCCGACCTGGTCCGGGAACAGCTGCGGGCCCGGCTGACCGTCCAGCGGCGGGGCTGA